Part of the Penaeus vannamei isolate JL-2024 chromosome 17, ASM4276789v1, whole genome shotgun sequence genome is shown below.
ACCATAGCTTGGACTGCTACAACTGACGGGAACTGCAGAGCTGCTGTCTTTGCTGCAGACACCGTGTTCTTCATTGCATCACAGAGAGCATTCGAGCAGTTCAAAACTCGAGTTCTGATCTCTGGGTTCACAACATTGCGATGAACTGTGTCCCCAATGTACACCAGCTTGTGTGCATTCAGGATAACAAATTTAGAGTGAGCAATAAATACTTTTGGGGGTTGGTTATTCTCTACAGTGAGCAGGAATGCATCAATGGCTGTGTTCAAATGTTGGAGGTGCAGTTCCGCTTGCGTGCTGTAGAATCCAATCACCTGTCGATCGTTTGGGTCTAAGTTCTGGCTTCCTTGTTTGCTGGGTGTTGTGCAAGGGGCATCGTCCTTTTGCAACACTTTCTCATGATCACTGTCCACTATCAACTGAGACTGTTTTACTAAATTATCAAATGATTTGCGCAACTGTGCTGGCAATTCCTTTTTAATTTCTTCGTGCTCACGTTCCACACTCTCCCGAGTTTCTAAATTTACATAATCATAGTCTTCCAGCCAGTTTCTAGagtcattttcatacatattttcAAACTTCTTCTCTGGGAGGTCAGGTAAAGGCCTTTCCTGAACAGGAGTCTTCTCATCATCTGTTCCCTGCTGCCGGATACTTCCTGACACATCCAGACTGGGAGACCTTTTGAAAATAAGGGTTACTTTGTTCTGGATGGTTGAAGCCAAGtgatcaacatcatcagcaaGAGAGTGGGCTATTGTGACCAGCTGATTCAGATTTTCTGGGTTTGTTCCACAGGTCAAAGCTTGAGTCCAGCTCCCTGACTGCAACCTGCTCCAAGCATCATCTATGACAGCTGCTGTTTTACTGATTGGTTCCAAGAGACGCTGGAGCCTCCGagcaacccctctctctccattccttgctGCATTTACAACAGAACCCTGCCCAAAATCTATTATTTCATGTACAGATTGCCGGAGACGGAAGATTATTACCTTCATATCCTCTTCAGAGTCTTCTGTGTCTCTTGACGGCCATGCACATGTCTGATGAACTGATTTGAGCTTCTCTATGGCTCCATAAACCTCCTGCTGTAGCTTTGCTAGTGTGTCGACAGCAGAGTCCAGCTCCAGCGGCAGCTCTTTCCAATAGCCAATGTCAATGTCTCCCCCTGAGGAGTCTGATCCTGAAGAAAGGCGATTTGGTGCTGCATCCACTGAGTCAGGCTGGCGAACATCCCGACTGACCTGAGGAGGCACATCATACAGTGCTTCTCCTGGACGCATGGCCTGGATACGGAGCCCTCGGGAGGGTGGTGTGTCATAGGTGTCAAGGCCTATGTGGTGTGCTGAACGGGGGACGTCATAAGCATCTCTGGTGTCTTTGGATTCCCTTGGGGGAAGCCTGGGTCGCTGGGGTTCTGAAACCCGCCGAGGCTCAGGGGGGATGTCATAGACGTCATGAGACTCTAAACTCGATctgttggaggatcctccgagAGAAGACAATGAGAGTGACTCTGAGGCTGCAAGGGAGGAAGCTGATGACGAAGTGGAGAGCTGAGATGACTCACACGACATAATAGAGACTCCACTGGACCGATCACTGGGAGGCATGTCATAGTGGGAGTCATGGGTAGCATTGGTGGGCCTTGGCACATCGTACTCCTGCTGGTTATCACTAGCTATCTGATGGCTTGATGGAGCTCCACCCCGCACACCCTTTATAAGGCTTCTTGGTGCACTGCCACGGTGACTATCTTGGTGGGATCTGGGTGAATCATAGTGCTGTTGAGGCCTTGGGGAGTCATAAAGTGGCCGCACTTTGGGGGAATCATACTGAGATCGTGGAACATCATATTGGTCCAGGGGAGAACGCAAGTGCTGCCGAGGCGAGTCGTATCTAAGGCTGCTGCTTCGTGACAATCTGGAACCCCCTGCAGAAAGAAACAATCTAAGcattaggaaaaaatatatgaacaaaattcTTTACTTATGGAAACCACTAACTTTAAAACTATAAAAAAGTACAGGGACTGAATGATATTTTTCTACTTATGAACAATGCAACTACCaaaatgaatgaaggagagaaagagaaagagaaagagagagagagagagagagagagagagagagagagagagagagagagagagagagagagagagagaagggagagagagagagagagaagggagagagaaagagagagaaagagagagagagagagagagagagagagagagagagtgagtggagtgaggagtgagtgagtgagtgagttagaggagtgagtgagtgagaaagagtgaggagtgagtgatgagtgagtgagtgaggggaggtgtgtgtgtgtgtgtgtgtgtgtgtgtgtgtgtgtgtgtgtgtgtgtgtgtgtgtgtgtgtgagagtgaaagagagtgtgcgagagagtgtgcgagagagtgtgcgaggagtgtgagcgagagagagagagagtgtgagcgagagagagagaacacaagagaagtgtgtgtgagagagagagagaacacaagagaagtgtgtgtgtgtgtgtgtgtgtgtgtgtgtgtgtgtgtgtgtgagagagagagagagagagagagagagagagagagagagagagagagagagagagagagagagagagagagagagagagagagagagagagagagagagagagagagagagagagagtgtgagagaaagagagagagagtgtgcaagagagagagagagagagagagagagagaaagagagtgagcgagagagagagagagaacacaagagaagtgtgtgtgtgagagagagagaacacaagagaagtgtgtgtgtgagagagagagagagagagtgtgagagaaaaggagagagagaatgtgcgagggagagagagagagagagggggggagagagaacataagagaagtgtgtgtgtgagagagagagaaagagagaaaaagagagagagagagagagagagagagagagagagagagagagagagagagggagagagagagagagagagagagagagagagagagagagagagagagagagagagagagagagagagagagagtgtgagagagagagagagaacataatgagaagtgtgtttgagagagagagagagagagagagggagagagagaggagagagagagagagagagagagagagagagagtgagagagagagagagagagagagagaaagagagagagagtgtgtgagagagagagagagaacataagagaagtctgtttaagagagagagagaaagagagagagagagaaagagagagagagaaagagagagagagagagagagagagagagagagagagagagagagagagagagagagagagagagagagagagagagagagagagagagagagagagagagagagagagagagagagagagagagagagagtgagagagagagtgtgcacaTGAAAATacactgtatgcgtgtgtgagcgtgagaaTGACTGTATGCGAGACAGACAAGAgataagatatagaaaaaaaaaattcctacgCTAAAACATTACCTCCATCATGAGGGGGATGCCTCGTGGGTGGAACATCATAGTCCTGCTGTGTGTTCTGAGCATGGGGACGAGGAGTGTCATACGTATAGACATCTCCCACGCGCCTTGGGGTCACCACCTGTGGATATTCCAGACATTAGAACAAATACACGACTaaagataccaataacaataatgataatgataatgacagatgatgaatataatgatcatgatcatgatgaatatgatgactgatgatgatggtgatgataaagatgaagatgaatatgatgataaagatgaagatgaatatgatgatgaatatgatgatggatgatgatgaagatgaagatgatgaagatggatgatgatgatgaagatgatgatgatggtgatgatgaagatggatgatgatgatgatgatgatgatgatgatgatgatgatgatgatgatgataatgatgatgatgacaatgataatcaaaatcataaaccTAATCATAATTTGaggaataacaataaacataaaaataagatcagttataacaatagtaatcataataaaaaaaaaatccaccgagGTCCTTTTAAAGCAAGTGTTATCGAGTTCCAATGGCTatgttaagaaaataaaagaatgtatTTTAATGCTGTCACTGACAGGTAAAATTGGCACCGGCTATATCAAAGATTGCCTCTCAGActcaaattaaatatatatgttcggGCAGAATGCACATCAGTGGAATTACTAAAATGTCTGTTTTTTTAAAGTCacatttcattattctttttctccaatagttcttttctgttttcttacttattcctctttattcaatgtaatttttcattcattaccatttctcatttattataattttttatcagtttttatttttcctccattcactatttttcgttatttcccccccattcattattcttatattacaTTAGTTAACAATTTTCCTCCTTTAATTATCCATCATTCGTTAAGcaatcttctttttttaatcattccttattcttatttcctcCGATCTCTCGTTATttacccccctcatctcccctcccttgccttcccctcccttcccttcccttcccttcccttcccttccctcccttccctccctccctccctcccctcccctcccctccctccccttcccttcccttcccttccctcttccccttccctcccctccctcccctcccctcccccttcccttcccttcccttcccttcccttccttcccttccttccttcccttcccttccttccctccctcccccctcccctcccctcccctcccttccccttccccttccccttccaacccgCAGCCCTGACTGACTCCCCCCCCTAAGACCCCTTACCTTGTTGGAGAGGGGGCGCTGCGGCCTCGGGACCGGGCTGGTGGCGGAGAGACGCGCGGAGGTGGTGGGGCTGGTGGTGGCCGCGTTGTTGGGGGAGGTGAGCGACGTCAGGCTGGGCATCCCCGTGCCCGTGTCGTAGACGCCGGGCAGGATCCTCAGCCGATTGCCCGGACAAATGCCCTGCCGAGGAGAGGAAGCGGTGAGGCTGGAGGTGGTGGCGGggcatggtggtggtgatataatcataattataagattagaagaacaataatgataacaaaatggtggtgatataatcataataataagatttgaagaacaataatgataacaaaatggtggtgatataatcataataataagatttgaagaacaataatgataacaaaatggtggtgatataatcataataataagattagaagaacaataatgataacaaaatggtggtgatataatcataataataagattagaagaacaataatgataacaaaatggtggtgatataatcataataataagattagaagaacaataatgataacaaaaacaacaaaacaataataataataataacaataataatgtcaattagAACAACATTACTTAGAAATTTGCTTCATTTATCTTGCTAACACTCTAAATGCACGATATTTCCAGCCAGATCCCAAATATGACACTGCATCTTCTATCTAcacgg
Proteins encoded:
- the p130CAS gene encoding breast cancer anti-estrogen resistance protein 1 (The sequence of the model RefSeq protein was modified relative to this genomic sequence to represent the inferred CDS: added 144 bases not found in genome assembly), with product MVGDTGFNANMKGNCTARAMYDNVAESPDELAFRRDDVLTVLEQNTAGLEGWWLCSLRGRQGICPGNRLRILPGVYDTGTGMPSLTSLTSPNNAATTSPTTSARLSATSPVPRPQRPLSNKVVTPRRVGDVYTYDTPRPHAQNTQQDYDVPPTRHPPHDGGGSRLSRSSSLRYDSPRQHLRSPLDQYDVPRSQYDSPKVRPLYDSPRPQQHYDSPRSHQDSHRGSAPRSLIKGVRGGAPSSHQIASDNQQEYDVPRPTNATHDSHYDMPPSDRSSGVSIMSCESSQLSTSSSASSLAASESLSLSSLGGSSNRSSLESHDVYDIPPEPRRVSEPQRPRLPPRESKDTRDAYDVPRSAHHIGLDTYDTPPSRGLRIQAMRPGEALYDVPPQVSRDVRQPDSVDAAPNRLSSGSDSSGGDIDIGYWKELPLELDSAVDTLAKLQQEVYGAIEKLKSVHQTCAWPSRDTEDSEEDMKVIIFRLRQSVHEIIDFGQGSVVNAARNGERGVARRLQRLLEPISKTAAVIDDAWSRLQSGSWTQALTCGTNPENLNQLVTIAHSLADDVDHLASTIQNKVTLIFKRSPSLDVSGSIRQQGTDDEKTPVQERPLPDLPEKKFENMYENDSRNWLEDYDYVNLETRESVEREHEEIKKELPAQLRKSFDNLVKQSQLIVDSDHEKVLQKDDAPCTTPSKQGSQNLDPNDRQVIGFYSTQAELHLQHLNTAIDAFLLTVENNQPPKVFIAHSKFVILNAHKLVYIGDTVHRNVVNPEIRTRVLNCSNALCDAMKNTVSAAKTAALQFPSVVAVQAMVDAFVAVSHLANNLKQAVAAAPL